AACAACTATCGCAAAGACTGGCGATATTTTAATGGTTTGTATTGGAGGATCTATTGGAAAATCTGCCATTGCAGATAAAGAAATGGGTTTCAATCAACAGATCAATTGCATTAGCCCTTTTTGTGTAGAAAATAAATTTGCTCATATATCCGTGATGGCCAATAGTTTTCAATCCAAGATTCTTGAATTTGCAACGGGGTCAGCAACTCCGATTATCAATAAATCAAAATGGGAAGAGCTATTAGTTCCCGTGTCCCCGCTCGCCGAACAACAACGCATTGTCGCCAAAGTCGATGAACTGATGGCGCTGTGCGACCAATTGGAAAACCAACACAGCAATGCCACCGAAGCCCATGAAAAACTCGTCAGCTACCTGCTCGACACACTCACACAATCGCAAAGCGCTGAAGACTTCAACACCAACTGGCAACGCATCGCCGCCCATTTCGACACCCTGTTCACCAGCGAAACCAGCATCGACGCCCTCAAGCAAACCCTCCTGCAACTAGCCGTTATGGGTAAACTCGTCCCGCAAGACCCGAACGACGAACCCGCCAGCGAATTACTAAAACGCATACAGATTGAAAAAACTAAGCTGATAGCGGAAGGTAAAATCAAAAAAGCCAAACCGCTTGCACCGATAACGGAAGAAGAAAAACCGTTTGATATTCCCCAAAACTGGGAGTGGGTTAAGCCAGAAGAATTCTCTATAAAAATTACAGACGGAGAGCATTTTAGGCCTCCGACAGAAGAAAATGGGGTATATTTTTTATCTGCTAAGGATGTACGTGAAGAAGGAGTTTCTCTTGATGATCCACTATTCATTTCTGAGGAAACAGCAAAAAAAGCTTTGCAACGGTGCAATCCAGAATATGGTGACTTACTTATTGTCAGTCGTGGCGCGACAGTTGGTCGAATGTGTAAGGTTAATATCGATGAAAAATTTTGTTTGTTAGGAAGCGTTATTCTAGTCAAACCAACAGCATTAGTTCTGAGTGACTACTTATCCATTTCTCTAAAATCACCAAGCTCATTTAGCTTGCTTATTAACGCTTCCGGCTCTACCGCACAACCAGCTATATATTTAAAAGATCTAAAAGAAATTACACTTTCCTTACCTCCCATAGAAGAACAACACCGCATCGTCGCCAAAGTCGATAAACTCATGGCAATCTGCGACCAACTCAAATCCCGCCTCACCGCAGCCAACCAGTTACAGCAAAAACTGGCCGATGTCTTGGTTGAGCAAGCAGTCAATTAAGGAAAACTATGGGATTGCTGGATGAAAAATATCGAAATTTGCTACTAACCAACGCTTATCTAACCGATAAAGTTGTTTTGGCTCAAGCGTGGAAGAAAGCTCACCAATATATCCGCTCTACCAATTGGTATGCTGATACTTTCGAACTTGATCGTTCTGCCATTGATCTGGATGCGCAGCTTGATAAGTGGATTAATGAATTGGAGGATGAAAAATTCACTTTTGATCCACTTCGCTTAGTTCCCGCACCTAAAACTGAGCGTTGGCATTTTAAAGAAAACAATGCAGATAAGGCTATATTGTCCCTAGATTCTCCACTGGAAGATATGGGTGCTCAGAGTTTCTCACACGCTTGGTGTCCCGAAAAGGAAGAATCAAAAACGCTTCGGCCTCTGGCTCATGTGACTATTCGCGATCAATCTTTGATGACTGCTTTAATGATGTGTCTAGCCAATAAAGTGGAAACTCTCCAGTGTGATACCTCAACTGAATTAAAGAAGATACACACAAAGAAATTGGTGAATTATGGCAATCGTCTGTATTGCACATTTAATGAGGGCGAAGCCAACTTTTCCTGGGGTAATAGTACTTCCTACAGTAAATATTTCTCGGATTATCAGCGATTTTTAGCAAGGCCTATGTATTTTGGCGGAGAAGCATTGCAGAAAAAAGTGAATGATGAGCAAATTTATGAAGTACACCTGGACTTGGAGAAATTTTACGACCGTATTGACCGTACAAAATTGGTTAAAAAAATTCTTGCGTTATGTAGCAAAGAAGAAATCATTGTTAAACGGTTGCTAACCTGCTTTGAAAATTGGGCCTGGGATGAAGAAAGTCCAACAATTTATGAGCGCGTTTGCGCTGAAAATAACATCACTATTCCATCAGGGATTCCTCAAGGATTAGTCGCAGGTGGTTTCTTGTCCAATATTTATTTATTAGATTTTGATCATTACATCGGTGAGCTAATTGGTAGTGATCTGAATAAAGGCATTCATCTAGTTGACTATTGTCGTTATGTTGACGATATGCGTTTAATCATTGTTGTTGATAAGAGCATAAAAGTTAAATCTATTGAAGATAGTATCCATGAAAAACTAGGCAAGAAATTACAGGATATTGGTCTGAAGTTTAATCAAGAAAAAACACGGGTTGAAACATTCAGATCAAAGAAAAGTGGCATTTCAACCAAGTTAAATGATATTCAGAGCAAAATTAGTGGGCCTCTTTCTATCAATGAAGTTGATGAGCAGTTAGGTAATCTGGAAGGGCTGATTGGCCTTGCTGACAGCTTGCGCTCGAACGAGAGCGACAAAGATAACACCAATCCGTTAGCTTTAATCGATGGGCTCAATAATGATGTGCGTGAAGATACTTTATTGCGTTTTACCGCTAACAAAATCCATACCTTGCTTAAACAAAAACGCAGCTTGGTTGCTCAGGAAATCGGAGAAAATGGAAAATTAAAAGCCGGTTCATGGGATTATTTACAAGAACGTATGGCCAGAAAGTTTATTGCTTGCTGGAGTAAAGATCCTTCATTGGTATTAATGCTCAAGAAAGGTTTGGAACTATTCCCCGATAAGCGTATTTTAAAACCTGTACTGGATCAGTTAAGCATTGTTATTAAACGCAATAAGTATCCGAAGCAACAAAAAATTGCTGGATATTGTTTAGGTGAGATTTTTCGACATGCAGCAGTATCCATCCATATTAAGGAACGCTGGGCATTTCCTGCTCATACTGATGTTGAAGGATTTTTTGAGTGCTTACAAACCCTCGCCGTTGACATTATCGAAAATGAAGATGACAACGATAAAAATATTTTAGAACAAGCGCGTTTTTTTTGCTTGGTAAGAAATGATTCTTGCTTAGGCAAGGATACAAAAAGCGAAAGTTTTAACACCATCACCAAGATGATGAAAGGCTTTCGTAGCATATCTTCAGAAATGAAAGTGGCAGATTTTGTTGCAAATGCTTTATTAGCATATCAGCTAGCTGAAAATAAAACTTTGGTTGTGAGAGCCGTGAATTGCATGCTGGAAAAAGCTGTAAAGAATTTTCCATTCAAGAAAAATTCAAATCTCAAAATGTCTCATGTGAAGATATTTTGCAAAAAAGTTGCTGCCGAATCACCGCTGTTTTTTGTAGAGCTAGTTAATATCGCCACGAACAATGATTTATCATGGCCAAAGTCACTTAAAAAACTCATTGATCAAACTGGGATCTTATATTTACCTATCTCCGGCGATTTGAAGCGCTTCAATGGATCAGTACCGATCTCACTATTAGGTGTTATTAAACGAACCGGTAACCCCTTTGCTCATGAAAATGCTGTACTTGCATTACTTATGGCCGTACTTAATGGCGGTAAATTTGGTGTTAAAAAAGATGCTATTAACAACGATATTGTTGACTTTAAAAAGATCATTGATATTGCTAATTGTAAGGTACGTTGTCAAGACTGGAGCAAGATCCAATCGCTAGATGTCAAATTAGAAATTGTGCAGTCAGACAATGTTGAGAAACCAATATTCCCGGTGCCTGAATGGGTATCTGAGAATCATAAGCCGTTATACCGGATAGGTATCTTTTTACGTAGTTGCTTAATGGGTAGTATTGACTGGTCAGTTATGAATGCACGGGTGTCTAATCAAGCAAAATATACTGGATTGAAAACCAGCTTTATGAAACGCCAGTTAGGTATGATGCATTCGCCTGAAGCGCTTAACGGTGAAACGGCACCAATGTCTGGCTGGGTATCGAGTTTGTTATTTCATTTACTGCAATGGCCTGGTACTAGCATTCATGATGACGGTTATGATTGGCCAATAGTTTGGGATGTGAAAGCGCTTAAAAAGTTAGTCGAAGATCGTCTTAAATATCAGAAATCGCTATTTTGTAACATGTCTGGCATTCCTGCCTATGTGGAACGAGTAAATTTAGATTGGCCAAAAGAAAAGCAGGAACTTCGTGTTGTGATGGTGCAATCATTACTGCCGCTGAAAGGTGATTTTTCTGACCATGGGCTGATGCTCGATACACCGGTATATAGAGCCAGGCATCGCCGCCATGTGGCAGCTGTTGCAGAGTTGATTTTGCATAAATCTTACAGTCAAAACAGTATAGATGATATCAACTACAAAAGAGCCAATATTGATCTCATTATTTGGCCTGAGTTAGCTGTTAATAACGCCGATATGGATATTCTCAAATGTTTAGCTGATAAAACCGGTGCAATCATTTTTACGGGTTTAACATTCACACATTTACCTGGTGTGGACGGCCCTAACAATATTGCAAAATGGATAATTCCAAAAAAACAGGCAAGCGGTCGTCAGTTTATAAACCGCCTACAAGGTAAATGGAATATGATGCAAGATGAGGTTGGCAAAGTTAAGCCTTGGCGACCGTACCAATTATTGATTGAACTTGTGCATCCAGCATTTCCAAAAGAAAAAGGATTTACGTTAACGGGTACTATCTGTTATGACGCCACCGACATCAAAATGACCGCTGATTTGAAAGATAAATCTGACGCTTATTTGGTTGTTGCTTTAAATAAAGATGTGAACACGTTTGATTCCATGGTTGATGCTTTGTATTACCACATGTACCAGCATGTAGTGTTGGTCAATACGGGGGAATTTGGTGGCTCAGTGGCCAAAGCTCCCTATAAGGAAAGCTACGACAAATTAATAACCCATGTACATGGTACTAATCAGGTTTCAATTTCGTCTTTTGAGATGAATATGTTTGATTTTAGGGATGTTGGGTCATTTTATAAGTCAGGTAAAAAACTTAAGACTAGGCCTGCGGGATAAATCCTTCATGGTCTGCAACATATTTCATTCAACCAGCTTTTTAATTTGATAGCTGCGGGGGCTAGTATCATTGCTTCGCCGCTTTTAACGGCAACGTAATTATTTTCTATAATGGTAATTTTATATATCTTTAATTTAAATTTATTATTTCAGTGTATTCAATAAATTAACTAACACCCAATATAAAATTATCTCTAAATAAAGCTATAAATATCCCTAAGCATCAGTTTTATATTAGCCTTTAACAACGTATCGATTTGGATTTTTAAGCATATTTTATAAGCTGCCATGATTTGATTTGTTATGGTCTTTGTGGTTTCCAATCAACTCTAAAACTAAGCAGTAAGATATCTTAAAGGCTCGATACGAAGTGGCTCTTGGTCGGTTTTATGGCCAATTTTTAGTCTACTATTATGATTCTTGATATAACTCAATCCAGACTTGTATCAAACGTGTTTATTTACGTGGCAAGCTACCTGAAATAACGTCACCATCCAAAATTGAAAACGCAGTTCTTGTTTTCTCGTTACACATCATAAGGAATCTTGCCAGTATTTAAGCGCTCACTTTTATTTTAACTATTCCTGCTATTACTTTTAAAACAATCAAAAGCACGTTCGCCACTGGGCAATCCTCCCGCCCCTTATCAGGGACAGCAGGCTTACCTAAAGCCTATTAAGGGGGTTCTGCTCAAGGGATCGCTATGCTTTCAGGTAAATAAACGATAAGCCTGTTTTTGTTATTGCACCTCTGTTTTTTTATCAAAATTAACAATGTGTCCACGTTCCAAAATTTGATCCAAGTGAAAATCAAACTGGTCACTCCAATAAATCCGTTTATTTTTAAACTTCACCTGTTTAAACAAGCTACTGTCATAAAGTGGCTTGTAACAAGGTATACGCTCCATTTCTGCCTTAACATCAAAATCAACGATTGAGTCATCATCCAAGAAAATGCGCAGGATATAATTATCTTTAGGCTCTATATTAATCAATTTCATAAATACCTCGGTTATCTTAAAGGCTCTATACGAAGTGGTTCTTGACCGGTTACCGCCAACTTCCAGTCTACCATTAAAGATTCTTGGTATAACTCAATCCAGGCTTGTACCAAACGTGTCTGTTTACGTGGCAAGCTACCTGAAATAACATCACCATCCAAAATTGAAAACACGGCTTCGTCATCTTGATATTCAGCATGAATGTGTGGCATGTTGTGTTTTCCATTATCATAAAAGTACATCATAATTTGGATGCCATAAAAAATAGATATGGTAGGCATTGTTTATTTCCTTATTTTAAATTCACGTTAATAATCATGTAAATAAATATCTTTTATTACATTTTCCAAACAATTTATGTAGTGCTTCATAAACCGAAATACCTAAAGTAATAGTCATTTTCTTGTTCATGGTAAGCCAATAAACAAGGTACATGAAATTTAAAATAGCACATGCTTGATCAAAACCAATTATGGCTGTAAATAATTATCTATGATAATGAAAAAGCTTGGTTCATCTTATCCGTTTGCTTTCAGCTTCACTCACTCATAAAAGCATTTTTAGGGGTGTATGTTGTTTTTGGATTGCATTAATCCGGTGGCTATTCATTGCCAGAACTGCCCACACACGTAAAGGTTGCGCTTGCCTTTGGCTTCACGGGCCTGGCATCGGTGTTCGATTTTCGTGTCATTGCGGATGGTTTCGTATTGCTTGCACTTTGGTACTGTGGATCTTCGCTTTAACGATTGGTCGGCAGTTGGGTCATGTGAACTGAATAAAAATCATCATTTCAGGGCTCAACCTGATTCATCTTTTTTAATTTATTAATACCGCTTTTTTCAAGTTAAATGTCGGCGTTAAACGCTTCTTCATCAAAAAATAATTGATTGGTTTTCATGCTTGCCGGGCAATCTAGTTTTGCAGGTATTTCTATCAAAAATATATTACCATAAAGATAATGTTTATCTTTCATTTTATATTATCTTTATGGTAATATATACAGGTAGTTTTAAATTTAAAAGGTTGGCGAGAGGTCTTGTACACCCCCCGCCGATTTCCACAATCGCAATGTTTAGGTTATCGATTATGAATATTACATTATATCCCCTGGGCGCTTATGTGTCCGGTTATTGTCTGCCGTTTACCATCGAGTTGGATGGACTTGATCAGGCAGGTTATAGTCAGGCGGTCAGCGCCGGGCTTTATGCCGCCACTTATAAAAAAGGCGATGGCAATGTGTTGTCGTCGCGCTGTTTGCGTTGCGATACGGTGGTGATCGCTTCGGTAGAAAAAGTCTGTGCGTGTTGCGGCAATGTTTATATAGAGGTCAAGCAAACCGATGAAGAGTGGATCGTCTGCGATTATGAAGACATCCCCGAGCAATTTGTTGGTGAATACGATTTGTCTTCAGATTTTTTTGCCTATTCAGAGTTTATGGCCACGACCGCTTTGGAGGCGGCAGTCATTGATGCAGGTTTGGCGTGTGGTCTGGATTTATTGCAAATCGAAGCCGCTTATCAGGGTCGCTACGACTCGGATGCTGATTTTGCCGAGCACTATGCCGAAGATACCGGTGCGCTTGATACGGCGCTGGCCTGGCCTTATACCTGCATAGATTGGGACTATGCAGCACGCGAATTGATGCACGATTACTCTGAACAAGATCAGCATTATTTTTATATCAGTTAGTTCGCCAAAAAGCAGCCGAATTAAGGCAGCTGCCTTAGCCATTTTAATTTAGTTGGGAGCGGGGTTTTATGATTGAAATAAAGGCAGGTTTGGCAGAATGCGAAGCCGATGCACTGGCTGAATTTATTAAACGTTTGGATGCTTCAACAATCCGCCGTTTGGTAACTTCAGATCTGGAAGCAGAGCGCATGACTTATGCGTTATTTGCAATTAAATATGACTTGAAAAATTTGGGTTTTGATCCACGTTAAGGGGATTTTATGAAAAAAATACAAGCAATAAAGATCGGCAAACCATCAATCTTGCCGACAAGCTTTCAACAAGTAGCGATTGATAGAGGTGTACCAATTTTAACGCTGGAAGCTGACTTGCTGTTAAAACGCATCCAAGATGGCGGATTTTCGGGTGATTTTTTAGCCGCAGCTTTTTTGTCAATGTACCGGATGAGGGCCGAATTTGTTTATAGCTTGGGTGAGCTTATCAAACTGGATGCAGAAGGTTTTCGGTTGTTCCACGAAATATTGCATGTGCGTTTTTGCAAAGGCTGGAATGACGATTTTTTATACGAATTGGAACAAAAAATAATGGCGGTTAAATAACTTATGGAAACTCTCAATCTTAACCAGGCGGCACAATTTTTAATAATGAACGCCGAGGTATTACGGCGCAAAGCCAGCACGGGCGAAGTGCCGGGGCGAAAAACCGGAAAAAGATGGGTATTTATCAAAGAACATCTTGCCGATTGGGTAAGTGGTCGTTATCCTGATCGTGGGCAAGGCTTGCGCGTGATTGATGGTGGCTTAACTACAAATGGAGTTATTGAAACATGTCAATCTACAAACGCAATGATACGTGGTGGATTCAAATCACCACAGCAAACGGCGAGCGAATACAACGCTCTTCTGGGACTCAAGTAAAACAGGAAGCACAAGAACTACACGACAAAATAAAAGCCGAAGCATGGCGGGTGAAAAACTTGGGAGCCAAACCCCGCCACACTTGGCAAGAAGCAGTCATACGATGGTTAAGCGAGCGTAGCCACAAAAAAAGCCTGCACACTGATAAAGTGCATTTGCGATGGCTAAACGCGCACTTAAATAATAAACACATTGATGAAATAAACAAGTCTTTGATTGATGCAATCAAACAGGACAAGTTAAAAACCGGCGCAAGCAACGGCACGGTTAACAGGGTTCTGGCATTACTCAGGTCAATGCTGAGTTGTGCAAAAGATGAATGGGAGTGGCTTGATACCATTCCTACGGTTAAATTATTACCCGAACCCAAAATAAGGTTACGGTGGCTCTCGCATGATGAAGCAGATCGGTTGCTAAAGGAATTACCGGAGCACTTAAAAGCAATGGCAGAATTCACCTTGGTAACAGGCTTGCGGGAATCCAATGTAACCGGCTTGCAATGGTCACAACTGGATATGAAAAGGCACTGTGCCTGGATACATGCAGACCAGGCCAAAGCAGAAAAAGCCATTGCCGTGCCCTTGGGTGCTGATGCACTGGAAGTTATTAGAGCGCAATTAGGTAAAAATGAATCTTTTGTTTTTACTTATGAAGGCAAACCCGTAACCCGTGCCAATAATCACGCCTGGCGTAAAGCGTTAATTCGTGCTGACATCAAAGAGTTTAGATGGCATGATTTACGCCATACTTGGGCAAGCTGGCATGTTCAGAACGGCACACCGCTGAATGTTTTAAAAGAACTCGGTGGATGGGCTGATTTAACAATGGTTATGAGGTACGCGCACTTATCCAGCGACCATCTAAAAGAATATACCGGCAATGCCAGTCTAAAAAAAGAAGGTAGAGTAGCTGTTTTGAAGGAAAAAACAACTACTCCCTAAAAAAGTTACAAATTTACTACAAGCAATAAAAAAGGCTTAGATGAAAAACACCTAAGCCTTTGATTTTATTGGTGGGGTGTCGGGGGTTCGAACCCCGGACCTATGGATTAAGAGTCCACTGCTCTACCAGCTGAGCTAACACCCCAAAATATTGGTGGAGAGAGAGGGGTTCGAACCCTCGATACGTTGCCGTATACACACTTTCCAGGCGTGCGCCTTCGACCACTCGGCCATCTCTCCTACTTATCTTCCCACAGAGACTATGGGAACCGACAAGAATAAACTAGTTTCAGCTTTGTTGCAATGACTTTTAGCCG
Above is a window of Methylobacter sp. S3L5C DNA encoding:
- a CDS encoding DUF2442 domain-containing protein — protein: MKLINIEPKDNYILRIFLDDDSIVDFDVKAEMERIPCYKPLYDSSLFKQVKFKNKRIYWSDQFDFHLDQILERGHIVNFDKKTEVQ
- a CDS encoding RNA-directed DNA polymerase — encoded protein: MGLLDEKYRNLLLTNAYLTDKVVLAQAWKKAHQYIRSTNWYADTFELDRSAIDLDAQLDKWINELEDEKFTFDPLRLVPAPKTERWHFKENNADKAILSLDSPLEDMGAQSFSHAWCPEKEESKTLRPLAHVTIRDQSLMTALMMCLANKVETLQCDTSTELKKIHTKKLVNYGNRLYCTFNEGEANFSWGNSTSYSKYFSDYQRFLARPMYFGGEALQKKVNDEQIYEVHLDLEKFYDRIDRTKLVKKILALCSKEEIIVKRLLTCFENWAWDEESPTIYERVCAENNITIPSGIPQGLVAGGFLSNIYLLDFDHYIGELIGSDLNKGIHLVDYCRYVDDMRLIIVVDKSIKVKSIEDSIHEKLGKKLQDIGLKFNQEKTRVETFRSKKSGISTKLNDIQSKISGPLSINEVDEQLGNLEGLIGLADSLRSNESDKDNTNPLALIDGLNNDVREDTLLRFTANKIHTLLKQKRSLVAQEIGENGKLKAGSWDYLQERMARKFIACWSKDPSLVLMLKKGLELFPDKRILKPVLDQLSIVIKRNKYPKQQKIAGYCLGEIFRHAAVSIHIKERWAFPAHTDVEGFFECLQTLAVDIIENEDDNDKNILEQARFFCLVRNDSCLGKDTKSESFNTITKMMKGFRSISSEMKVADFVANALLAYQLAENKTLVVRAVNCMLEKAVKNFPFKKNSNLKMSHVKIFCKKVAAESPLFFVELVNIATNNDLSWPKSLKKLIDQTGILYLPISGDLKRFNGSVPISLLGVIKRTGNPFAHENAVLALLMAVLNGGKFGVKKDAINNDIVDFKKIIDIANCKVRCQDWSKIQSLDVKLEIVQSDNVEKPIFPVPEWVSENHKPLYRIGIFLRSCLMGSIDWSVMNARVSNQAKYTGLKTSFMKRQLGMMHSPEALNGETAPMSGWVSSLLFHLLQWPGTSIHDDGYDWPIVWDVKALKKLVEDRLKYQKSLFCNMSGIPAYVERVNLDWPKEKQELRVVMVQSLLPLKGDFSDHGLMLDTPVYRARHRRHVAAVAELILHKSYSQNSIDDINYKRANIDLIIWPELAVNNADMDILKCLADKTGAIIFTGLTFTHLPGVDGPNNIAKWIIPKKQASGRQFINRLQGKWNMMQDEVGKVKPWRPYQLLIELVHPAFPKEKGFTLTGTICYDATDIKMTADLKDKSDAYLVVALNKDVNTFDSMVDALYYHMYQHVVLVNTGEFGGSVAKAPYKESYDKLITHVHGTNQVSISSFEMNMFDFRDVGSFYKSGKKLKTRPAG
- a CDS encoding DUF4160 domain-containing protein translates to MPTISIFYGIQIMMYFYDNGKHNMPHIHAEYQDDEAVFSILDGDVISGSLPRKQTRLVQAWIELYQESLMVDWKLAVTGQEPLRIEPLR
- a CDS encoding site-specific integrase, giving the protein MSIYKRNDTWWIQITTANGERIQRSSGTQVKQEAQELHDKIKAEAWRVKNLGAKPRHTWQEAVIRWLSERSHKKSLHTDKVHLRWLNAHLNNKHIDEINKSLIDAIKQDKLKTGASNGTVNRVLALLRSMLSCAKDEWEWLDTIPTVKLLPEPKIRLRWLSHDEADRLLKELPEHLKAMAEFTLVTGLRESNVTGLQWSQLDMKRHCAWIHADQAKAEKAIAVPLGADALEVIRAQLGKNESFVFTYEGKPVTRANNHAWRKALIRADIKEFRWHDLRHTWASWHVQNGTPLNVLKELGGWADLTMVMRYAHLSSDHLKEYTGNASLKKEGRVAVLKEKTTTP
- a CDS encoding antirestriction protein ArdA, encoding MNITLYPLGAYVSGYCLPFTIELDGLDQAGYSQAVSAGLYAATYKKGDGNVLSSRCLRCDTVVIASVEKVCACCGNVYIEVKQTDEEWIVCDYEDIPEQFVGEYDLSSDFFAYSEFMATTALEAAVIDAGLACGLDLLQIEAAYQGRYDSDADFAEHYAEDTGALDTALAWPYTCIDWDYAARELMHDYSEQDQHYFYIS
- a CDS encoding helix-turn-helix domain-containing protein, with the translated sequence METLNLNQAAQFLIMNAEVLRRKASTGEVPGRKTGKRWVFIKEHLADWVSGRYPDRGQGLRVIDGGLTTNGVIETCQSTNAMIRGGFKSPQQTASEYNALLGLK
- a CDS encoding restriction endonuclease subunit S → MNAIQTLITEHIDIWTAADTAKKSGRGRSSGNAASVYGIKKLRELILELAVRGKLVPQDANDEPASELLKRIEAEKAKLIAEGKVKKTKLLPLITEEEKPFELPQSWGWARLGTIGISSTGRTPSTQKSALYDGSIPFIGPGQITLACELLPAEKWLSEAGRNETTIAKTGDILMVCIGGSIGKSAIADKEMGFNQQINCISPFCVENKFAHISVMANSFQSKILEFATGSATPIINKSKWEELLVPVSPLAEQQRIVAKVDELMALCDQLENQHSNATEAHEKLVSYLLDTLTQSQSAEDFNTNWQRIAAHFDTLFTSETSIDALKQTLLQLAVMGKLVPQDPNDEPASELLKRIQIEKTKLIAEGKIKKAKPLAPITEEEKPFDIPQNWEWVKPEEFSIKITDGEHFRPPTEENGVYFLSAKDVREEGVSLDDPLFISEETAKKALQRCNPEYGDLLIVSRGATVGRMCKVNIDEKFCLLGSVILVKPTALVLSDYLSISLKSPSSFSLLINASGSTAQPAIYLKDLKEITLSLPPIEEQHRIVAKVDKLMAICDQLKSRLTAANQLQQKLADVLVEQAVN